In Musa acuminata AAA Group cultivar baxijiao chromosome BXJ3-9, Cavendish_Baxijiao_AAA, whole genome shotgun sequence, a single genomic region encodes these proteins:
- the LOC135648882 gene encoding chaperone protein dnaJ C76, chloroplastic-like — protein sequence MGAARCSISVNGSPSNRTAARSRTSRLPPPPWLPWPRNRSNIPHHHRSRSWRSKCRDGKSDDGGGRDEDWVSSPSASPYQVLGLDPTCCSLAQLKAAFRARVKEFHPDVCKDMKDADALIKRVIWAYEILSKDQPDEPLRRPGVDPFDEPECEAYDLFINEFQCVGKGCPYSCVKRAPHAFSFSPENATARVISQGHSDDYLVQLAVGQCPRNCIHYVTPSQREVLEDLLQSALAAPYDIAEAALLDSLIAKAKFENNRYQKPKRKPKVSTEYVDWV from the exons ATGGGAGCCGCAAGGTGTTCGATCTCGGTGAACGGTTCCCCGAGCAACCGCACTGCGGCGAGGAGCAGAACGAGCCGTCTGCCGCCGCCACCATGGCTGCCCTGGCCGAGAAACAGAAGCAATATACCCCATCATCACCGTTCGAGATCGTGGAGATCCAAGTGCCGAGACGGGAAGAGCGACGACGGCGGCGGCCGAGATGAGGATTGGGTGTCGTCGCCATCGGCGTCGCCTTACCAAGTGCTCGGCCTCGATCCCACTTGTTGCTCCCTGGCCCAGCTCAAAGCCGCCTTCCGAGCCCGC GTTAAGGAATTTCATCCAGATGTGTGTAAGGACATGAAAGATGCAGATGCATTGATAAAACGTGTAATATGGGCCTATGAG ATATTATCTAAAGACCAACCAGATGAGCCCTTAAGAAG GCCAGGCGTTGACCCCTTCGATGAGCCAGAATGTGAAGCTTATGATCTCTTCATCAATGAGTTTCAGTGCGTCGGTAAAG GATGTCCATATTCTTGTGTCAAAAGGGCACCCCatgccttttctttttctcctgAGAATGCTACAGCTCGTGTGATCTCTCAAG GACATAGCGATGATTACCTCGTCCAACTTGCTGTCGGACAGTGCCCAAGAAACTGCATACATTATGTCACACCTTCTCAGCGAGAAGTATTAGAGGATCTACTCCAGAG TGCCTTAGCCGCCCCATATGACATAGCGGAGGCAGCTTTGCTCGATTCTCTAATTGCCAAGGCAAAGTTTGAGAACAACAGATATCAGAAGCCAAAAAGAAAGCCGAAGGTTTCAACTGAATATGTTGATTGGGTCTGA
- the LOC135649510 gene encoding uncharacterized protein LOC135649510 has protein sequence MLYIPPNSVSVSLSQAASKTATMACEVCCMLLRPPILPYRQALAKKELYVGASDLVSVSGKTASRTAMRLFNIIHLIGMKKAISWGNHPNRSLPKRKISVSVMSFDTVNPHTRTTISGYWVGPDAEDGWGYVEAVVDRSV, from the exons ATGCTTTATATCCCTCCcaactctgtctctgtctctctctctcaagcaGCTTCCAAGACAGCAACGATGGCCTGCGAAGTGTGCTGTATGTTGCTAAGACCTCCGATCCTCCCTTATCGCCAGGCACTAGCAAAGAAG GAGTTATATGTAGGGGCTTCAGATCTAGTCAGTGTATCAGGCAAAACGGCTTCTAGGACAG CAATGAGACTATTCAATATAATTCATCTGATTGGTATGAAGAAGGCCATCAGCTGGGGAAACCATCCTAATCGATCATTGCCGAAAAGGAAAATTTCTGTTTCAGTTATGAGTTTTGATACTGTAAATCCCCACACGCGTACAACAATATCGGGCTACTGGGTCGGACCTGATGCTGAAGATGGGTGGGGTTATGTCGAGGCTGTCGTGGATCGAAGTGTTTGA
- the LOC135650065 gene encoding cullin-1-like, with the protein MRSPALLHRPLPSLYIEKDPGVLPPSSSSSASSRLRGFGLWLPHRPFLLISFPFVSVMGKIVDLEEGLELVQKGITKLTNILEGRAEPSFITDECMMLYTTIFNIASRNHPQDHSQLLYDKYRELLEDYLTSEALPALSEKHDEVMLLELVHRWKNYKVMVRWLTHFFFYINRYYIPRRSLTPLAEVGLNCFRQLVYQVLKDKVRDAVISLINRERDGEQVDKTLLKNVLNIFVEIGSGKTHYYETDFEAHMLRETSTYYSQKASIWIVEDSCPDYMFKAEECLKREKDRVLHYLHEISEPKLLQKVEDELLSAYTNQLLENETSGCHVLIRDNKVDDLSRMCRLFYKIASGMDLISEIIKQQVTAELTVLMKQAEDAASNKKPEKKDEIGLQELVLVRSVIELNAKYLAFSNDCFQNNSPLRKPLKEVFEVFCNKGFSGNSCVELLATFCDHTLKKCATKNSSEAVEETIEKTVKLLAYVNDKDLFTEIHRKKLARRLLFNRSAHDDYERSMLKKLKQQLGWQVTWKMEGMVTDMTLAREIQSSFEEYLKSNRQENPGTDLSVTVLTTRFWPGYKSHDLNLPSELIKCVQAFKIFYETTYRRKLTWLYSLGSCNINAKFGERTIELIVTTPQAAVLMLFNSADRLGYSEIKSQLGMTDDEVTRLLHSLSRARYKILNKEPNSQRISRMDYFEFNSEFTEAMKRIKIPPPPVDERNKAIQDVDKGREYAVDAAIVRIMKNRKVIVYHQLVVECMEHLNHVFKPDIKAIKKRIEALITREYLERDQKNPSIFRYLD; encoded by the exons ATGAGATCGCCCGCCCTTCTCCACCGACCTCTTCCCTCTCTATACATAGAGAAGGATCCGGGCGTCCTCCCTCCATCGTCTTCATCATCGGCCTCTTCTCGACTTCGAGGGTTTGGGCTTTGGCTTCCCCATCGCCCTTTCCTTCTCATCTCCTTTCCTTTCGTCAG CGTCATGGGGAAGATCGTAGATCTGGAGGAGGGATTGGAGTTGGTACAGAAGGGCATCACCAAGCTGACGAACATCCTGGAAGGGCGGGCCGAGCCGTCGTTTATCACCGATGAGTGCATGATGCTCTACAC GACTATCTTCAATATAGCCTCTCGGAACCACCCTCAAGACCACTCGCAGCTGCTTTATGACAAGTACCGGGAGTTGCTCGAAGACTACTTGACTTCGGAG GCGTTGCCAGCATTGAGCGAGAAACACGATGAGGTCATGTTGCTGGAACTTGTACATCGATGGAAGAACTATAAAGTAATGGTCAGATGGCTAACACATTTCTTCTTCTATATTAATCGCTATTACATTCCTCGAAGATCTCTCACTCCACTCGCTGAAGTTGGACTAAATTGCTTTAGACAACTG GTTTACCAGGTTCTTAAAGACAAAGTGAGAGATGCTGTGATCTCTTTG ATTAATCGAGAGCGCGACGGGGAGCAGGTTGATAAGACATTATTGAAGAATGTCCTGAATATCTTTGTTGAGATTGGATCGGGGAAGACGCATTACTATGAAACAGACTTCGAGGCACACATGCTAAGAGAGACCTCAACATACTATTCTCAGAAAGCTTCAATCTGGATTGTGGAAGATTCCTGTCCAGATTACATGTTTAAA GCCGAGGAGTGCTTGAAACGAGAGAAGGACAGAGTTCTTCATTATTTGCATGAGATCAGTGAACCGAAGCTACTACAG AAAGTCGAAGATGAGCTTCTGTCAGCTTATACTAACCAGCTTCTCGAAAATGAAACCTCAGGATGCCATGTCTTGATTCGGGATaacaag GTGGACGATTTGTCTAGGATGTGTAGACTCTTCTACAAGATAGCAAGTGGTATGGATCTTATTTCAGAGATAATTAAACAG CAAGTTACCGCTGAACTTACAGTCTTGATGAAACAAGCAGAAGATGCTGCAAGCAATAAGAAG CCAGAGAAAAAAGATGAGATTGGATTGCAAGAGCTG GTTTTAGTTAGAAGTGTCATTGAGCTTAATGCCAAGTACTTGGCATTCTCAAATGACTGTTTCCAGAACAACTCACCTCTCCGCAAG CCTCTTAAAGAGGTTTTCGAGGTTTTCTGCAACAAGGGTTTCTCAGGAAACTCATGTGTCGAACTGTTGGCTACTTTCTGCGATCATACCTTAAAGAAATGTGCCACTAAAAATTCAAGTGAAGCTGTCGAGGAGACAATAGAGAAA ACGGTGAAGTTGCTTGCATATGTCAATGATAAAGACCTTTTTACTGAAATCCATAG AAAGAAGCTCGCTCGGAGGCTACTATTCAACAGAAGTGCTCATGATGACTACGAAAGGAGTATGTTAAAAAAGCTGAAGCAACAACTTGGGTGGCAAGTAACCTGGAAGATGGAGGGCATG GTTACTGATATGACACTCGCAAGAGAAATCCAATCAAGCTTTGAAGAGTATCTCAAATCTAATCGCCAGGAAAATCCTGGAACTGACTTATCAGTCACTGTTCTAACGACTCGATTCTGGCCAGGCTACAAATCTCATGATCTCAATCTTCCTTCTGAACTG ATCAAATGCGTACAAGCgttcaaaatattttatgaaacaaCATATCGTCGAAAGCTCACATGGCTTTATTCACTTGGTTCCTGCAATATCAATGCGAAGTTTGGAGAGAGAACCATAGAGCTGATCGTGACAACGCCTCag GCTGCAGTGTTGATGCTTTTCAACTCAGCTGACAGACTCGGTTATTCTGAGATCAAGTCACAACTAGGTATGACGGACGATGAAGTGACCAGATTGCTTCATTCTCTTTCACGTGCAAGATACAAAATTCTTAACAAGGAGCCAAATTCCCAAAGGATCTCCAGAATGGATTACTTTGAGTTCAATTCTGAGTTTACTGAAGCAATGAAAAGGATCAAG ATACCTCCTCCTCCGGTGGACGAAAGGAACAAGGCAATCCAAGATGTTGATAAAGGTAGAGAATATGCAGTTGATGCAGCAATAGTTCGGATTATGAAGAATCGCAAAGTGATAGTTTACCATCAATTAGTGGTGGAATGTATGGAACATCTCAACCACGTGTTTAAG CCTGACATCAAGGCGATTAAGAAAAGAATCGAAGCTCTGATCACCAGAGAGTATCTGGAGAGGGACCAAAAGAATCCCAGCATCTTTAGATACTTAGATTGA